A part of Ziziphus jujuba cultivar Dongzao chromosome 8, ASM3175591v1 genomic DNA contains:
- the LOC107414657 gene encoding anthocyanidin 5,3-O-glucosyltransferase-like, protein MENAIVLYPSPGIGHLISMVELGKLILTHHPRFSITVLLITTPPKRTNITPNSTTQQQATNSVAQYIAAVSATTPSINFHHLPQVSLPPDFNRSTPDTGFELPRYNNPNLHHALLTISKTSKLKAFLIDFFCDAAFEVAAEQLKIPTYYFFTSSASGLAVFLKIPTIDSNISIDIPNLPSIPFSSWPDPLVDRTTTVYKNFSKTATRMPNSHGIIVNTFEFLEKNALKAISDGVCVPEGTRTPPVFCIGPLISTTGNESGEEQNKCLNWLDKQPKQSVVFLCFGSMGLFPSKQLKEIAIALENSEQRFLWVVKNPPPDNQNSEKIDGIDDILPKGFLERTKDRGLVVRQWAPQVAVLSHNSVGGFVTHCGWNSVLESVSAGVPMLAWPLYAEQKMNRLFMVEDVKVALAVNESEDGFVSAAELERRVRELMDSEKGREVRDRVLGLRDSATAAMKDDGSSRAALNNLTEQWCQN, encoded by the coding sequence ATGGAAAATGCAATCGTTTTGTATCCCTCTCCAGGGATAGGCCATCTTATCTCCATGGTAGAGTTGGGCAAGCTCATATTAACCCACCACCCTCGCTTCTCCATCACTGTCCTCCTCATCACCACCCCACCAAAACGTACCAACATCACCCCCAATTCCACCACCCAACAACAAGCCACCAACTCCGTCGCCCAATACATCGCCGCAGTCTCTGCCACCACCCCTTCCATCAATTTCCATCATTTGCCCCAAGTCTCTCTCCCTCCCGACTTTAATCGAAGCACACCCGACACGGGCTTCGAGCTTCCACGCTATAACAACCCCAATCTCCACCATGCCCTTTTAACCATTTCAAAAACCTCCAAACTCAAAGCCTTCCTCATTGACTTCTTCTGCGATGCCGCATTCGAAGTCGCCGCCGAACAGCTCAAAATCCCAACATACTATTTCTTCACATCCTCCGCAAGCGGTCTCGCCGTGTTTCTCAAAATTCCTACCATTGATTccaatatttccatcgatattccAAACTTACCGTCCATTCCTTTTTCTTCATGGCCCGATCCTTTGGTCGACCGTACCACCACTGTCTACAAGAACTTTTCCAAGACCGCAACCCGTATGCCAAATTCACACGGGATTATTGTAAACACGTTTGAATTTTTGGAAAAGAATGCCCTCAAAGCCATATCCGACGGCGTTTGCGTGCCGGAAGGTACTCGGACTCCGCCAGTTTTCTGCATCGGACCGCTGATTTCGACGACCGGAAATGAAAGTGGTGAGGAGCAGAACAAGTGTTTGAATTGGCTCGACAAGCAGCCGAAACAGAGTGTCGTGTTCCTCTGTTTTGGAAGCATGGGCTTGTTTCCATCCAAGCAGTTGAAAGAGATAGCCATTGCATTGGAAAACAGCGAGCAGCGATTCTTGTGGGTTGTAAAGAATCCACCTCCAGATAATCAAAACAGCGagaaaattgatggaattgatgACATTCTTCCAAAGGGATTTCTGGAAAGGACGAAAGATAGAGGGCTTGTTGTTCGACAGTGGGCACCACAAGTGGCCGTGCTGAGTCACAACTCGGTGGGTGGGTTCGTAACTCACTGCGGGTGGAACTCGGTCTTGGAATCGGTCAGTGCTGGGGTTCCCATGCTTGCTTGGCCTCTGTATGCGGAGCAGAAGATGAACAGATTGTTTATGGTGGAGGACGTGAAGGTGGCTTTGGCTGTGAACGAGTCGGAAGATGGGTTCGTGAGTGCGGCTGAGTTGGAGAGGCGAGTCAGAGAGTTGATGGATTCGGAGAAAGGGAGAGAAGTGAGAGATAGAGTGTTGGGGTTGAGAGACAGTGCCACAGCTGCCATGAAAGACGACGGGTCATCTCGTGCTGCCTTGAACAACTTGACTGAGCAGTGGTGTCAAAACTGA